A portion of the Bactrocera neohumeralis isolate Rockhampton chromosome 2, APGP_CSIRO_Bneo_wtdbg2-racon-allhic-juicebox.fasta_v2, whole genome shotgun sequence genome contains these proteins:
- the LOC126762188 gene encoding RING finger protein unkempt isoform X2, whose protein sequence is MANEASKLLLSTQQEKPNHYTYLKEFRVEQCQSFLQHKCNQHRPFVCFNWHFQNQRRRRPVRKRDGTFNYSADNYCTKYDETTGICPDGDDCPFLHRTAGDTERRYHLRYYKTCMCVHDTDSRGYCVKNGHHCAFAHGIQDQRPPVYDIKELESLQNAELALDGTNAQNALDKERNLMNEDPKWQDTNYVLTNYKTEPCKRPPRLCRQGYACPQYHNSKDKRRSPRKFKYRSTPCPNVKHGEEWGEPGNCEAGDNCQYCHTRTEQQFHPEIYKSTKCNDVQQAGYCPRSVFCAFAHVEPCPMDELRENALSASLANSSLLSRSSAPINIPNSTLNNSMNDYNSAGFSVNIPSNSLTYSPTSHSNLFSVSDAFNYSGSNTNKLSNSLSAATQNDSSSLFFPSRIISPGFADGLSISPSVRISELNSIRDDINSSSVGNMLFDNTLSTTKNAFSLQSLQNQNNSDVNRLSTELMTKNSQIVKLTNRIDETARKLNLTELQRDKAKQEAIEWKDRYDLAQTQLHLSTELRNLSIQKLKQLQSKLRTDLEEVEKVLYLENAKKCMKCEENNRTVTLEPCNHFILCDSCACSVTECPYCQVSVVTTHT, encoded by the exons ATGGCGAATGAAGCAAGTAAATTGCTCCTTTCTACACAACAAGAAAAACCAAATCATTACac GTACTTAAAGGAATTTCGGGTCGAACAGTGTCAGTCTTTTCTGCAACACAAATGTAACCAACATAGACCATTTGTATGCTTCAATTGGCATTTCCAAAACCAACGCCGCCGTCGCCCTGTCCGCAAACGAGATGGTACTTTCAATTATAGTGCAGATAATTATTGCACCAAATACGATGAAACTACAGGCATATGTCCTGATGGTGACGA CTGTCCATTTCTTCATCGCACCGCGGGTGATACTGAAAGACGCTACCATTTGCGTTACTACAAAacctgtatgtgtgtacatgacACCGATAGTCGTGGttattgtgtcaaaaatgggcaTCATTGTGCCTTTGCGCATGGCATACAGGATCAACGTCCACCGGTATATGATATTAAGGAATTGGAATCCTTACAGAATGCAGAGCTGGCTCTCGACGGTACAAACGCACAAAATGCGCTGGATAAAGAACGCAATCTTATGAATGAGGATCCCAAATGGCAGGATACTAATTATGTTTTGACGAATTACAAGACGGAACCATGCAAACGTCCACCGCGACTTTGCCGCCAAGGCTACGCTTGTCCACAGTATCACAATAGTAAGGACAAACGACGAAGTCCACGCAAATTTAAGTACAG ATCCACACCATGTCCCAATGTAAAGCATGGTGAGGAATGGGGTGAGCCTGGTAATTGTGAGGCTGGCGACAATTGTCAATATTGTCACACACGTACCGAACAACAATTTCATCCGGAAATTTACAAGTCAACTAAATGTAATGATGTACAACAAGCTGGCTACTGTCCACGTAGCGTCTTTTGTGCTTTTGCACATGTGGAAC CTTGCCCTATGGATGAATTGCGTGAGAATGCACTCTCTGCCAGTTTGGCCAACTCAAGTTTATTATCACGTTCCTCGGCGCCAATTAACATTCCTAATTCTACACTAAACAACTCCATGAACG ATTACAATTCTGCCGGATTTTCCGTCAACATTCCAAGCAACTCGCTAACATACAGCCCAACCAGTCATAGCAACCTATTTAGCGTATCAGATGCATTTAACTATAGCGGTTCCAATACAAATAAACTAAGTAATTCACTCTCAGCGGCCACGCAAAATGACAGTAGCAGCTTGTTTTTCCCATCTCGCATCATATCTCCAGGTTTTGCTGATGGTTTATCAATAAGTCCCTCCGTTAG AATTTCCGAACTAAACTCAATACGTGATGACATCAACAGCAGTTCTGTTGGGAATATGTTGTTCGATAACACTTTGTCAACCACTAAAAATGCATTCTCACTGCAATCactacaaaatcaaaataactcCGATGTTAATCGTTTATCAACAGAATTAATGacgaaaaattcacaaattgtAAAGCTAACGAATCGAATTGATGAGACAGCTAGAAAG TTAAATTTAACGGAATTGCAACGTGACAAAGCCAAGCAGGAGGCTATCGAGTGGAAAGATCGTTATGATTTAGCGCAAACTCAGCTTCATTTGTCTACCGAGCTGCGCAATTTATCGATACAAAAGCTAAAACAACTGCAG TCGAAATTACGCACAGATTTAGAGGAGGTAGAGAAGGTTTTATACTTGGAGAACGCCAAGAAATGCATGAAATGTGAGGAGAACAATCGTACTGTCACCTTAGAGCCATGTAATCATTTCATACTATGTGATTCTTGCGCCTGTTCAGTGACGGAATGTCCCTACTGTCAGGTGTCCGTAGTCACAACACACacttaa
- the LOC126762188 gene encoding RING finger protein unkempt isoform X1: MANEASKLLLSTQQEKPNHYTYLKEFRVEQCQSFLQHKCNQHRPFVCFNWHFQNQRRRRPVRKRDGTFNYSADNYCTKYDETTGICPDGDDCPFLHRTAGDTERRYHLRYYKTCMCVHDTDSRGYCVKNGHHCAFAHGIQDQRPPVYDIKELESLQNAELALDGTNAQNALDKERNLMNEDPKWQDTNYVLTNYKTEPCKRPPRLCRQGYACPQYHNSKDKRRSPRKFKYRSTPCPNVKHGEEWGEPGNCEAGDNCQYCHTRTEQQFHPEIYKSTKCNDVQQAGYCPRSVFCAFAHVEPCPMDELRENALSASLANSSLLSRSSAPINIPNSTLNNSMNGEYYNSAGFSVNIPSNSLTYSPTSHSNLFSVSDAFNYSGSNTNKLSNSLSAATQNDSSSLFFPSRIISPGFADGLSISPSVRISELNSIRDDINSSSVGNMLFDNTLSTTKNAFSLQSLQNQNNSDVNRLSTELMTKNSQIVKLTNRIDETARKLNLTELQRDKAKQEAIEWKDRYDLAQTQLHLSTELRNLSIQKLKQLQSKLRTDLEEVEKVLYLENAKKCMKCEENNRTVTLEPCNHFILCDSCACSVTECPYCQVSVVTTHT, from the exons ATGGCGAATGAAGCAAGTAAATTGCTCCTTTCTACACAACAAGAAAAACCAAATCATTACac GTACTTAAAGGAATTTCGGGTCGAACAGTGTCAGTCTTTTCTGCAACACAAATGTAACCAACATAGACCATTTGTATGCTTCAATTGGCATTTCCAAAACCAACGCCGCCGTCGCCCTGTCCGCAAACGAGATGGTACTTTCAATTATAGTGCAGATAATTATTGCACCAAATACGATGAAACTACAGGCATATGTCCTGATGGTGACGA CTGTCCATTTCTTCATCGCACCGCGGGTGATACTGAAAGACGCTACCATTTGCGTTACTACAAAacctgtatgtgtgtacatgacACCGATAGTCGTGGttattgtgtcaaaaatgggcaTCATTGTGCCTTTGCGCATGGCATACAGGATCAACGTCCACCGGTATATGATATTAAGGAATTGGAATCCTTACAGAATGCAGAGCTGGCTCTCGACGGTACAAACGCACAAAATGCGCTGGATAAAGAACGCAATCTTATGAATGAGGATCCCAAATGGCAGGATACTAATTATGTTTTGACGAATTACAAGACGGAACCATGCAAACGTCCACCGCGACTTTGCCGCCAAGGCTACGCTTGTCCACAGTATCACAATAGTAAGGACAAACGACGAAGTCCACGCAAATTTAAGTACAG ATCCACACCATGTCCCAATGTAAAGCATGGTGAGGAATGGGGTGAGCCTGGTAATTGTGAGGCTGGCGACAATTGTCAATATTGTCACACACGTACCGAACAACAATTTCATCCGGAAATTTACAAGTCAACTAAATGTAATGATGTACAACAAGCTGGCTACTGTCCACGTAGCGTCTTTTGTGCTTTTGCACATGTGGAAC CTTGCCCTATGGATGAATTGCGTGAGAATGCACTCTCTGCCAGTTTGGCCAACTCAAGTTTATTATCACGTTCCTCGGCGCCAATTAACATTCCTAATTCTACACTAAACAACTCCATGAACGGTGAGT ATTACAATTCTGCCGGATTTTCCGTCAACATTCCAAGCAACTCGCTAACATACAGCCCAACCAGTCATAGCAACCTATTTAGCGTATCAGATGCATTTAACTATAGCGGTTCCAATACAAATAAACTAAGTAATTCACTCTCAGCGGCCACGCAAAATGACAGTAGCAGCTTGTTTTTCCCATCTCGCATCATATCTCCAGGTTTTGCTGATGGTTTATCAATAAGTCCCTCCGTTAG AATTTCCGAACTAAACTCAATACGTGATGACATCAACAGCAGTTCTGTTGGGAATATGTTGTTCGATAACACTTTGTCAACCACTAAAAATGCATTCTCACTGCAATCactacaaaatcaaaataactcCGATGTTAATCGTTTATCAACAGAATTAATGacgaaaaattcacaaattgtAAAGCTAACGAATCGAATTGATGAGACAGCTAGAAAG TTAAATTTAACGGAATTGCAACGTGACAAAGCCAAGCAGGAGGCTATCGAGTGGAAAGATCGTTATGATTTAGCGCAAACTCAGCTTCATTTGTCTACCGAGCTGCGCAATTTATCGATACAAAAGCTAAAACAACTGCAG TCGAAATTACGCACAGATTTAGAGGAGGTAGAGAAGGTTTTATACTTGGAGAACGCCAAGAAATGCATGAAATGTGAGGAGAACAATCGTACTGTCACCTTAGAGCCATGTAATCATTTCATACTATGTGATTCTTGCGCCTGTTCAGTGACGGAATGTCCCTACTGTCAGGTGTCCGTAGTCACAACACACacttaa
- the LOC126762138 gene encoding uncharacterized protein LOC126762138, with product MAVAIPDISMLPKCVKDITKSDEYIKYLPSIATKAKTKDEAECLLQHIVAVIEFEIFSKSQTSNVTNQVVLNTAYRAYFQLLQQHKLPEIHLNALPKPKLLYTEEVGFQLLYAMLLTDQHARTFDPETLLIDCTKALTDAINNDCASLLYILKVLNTLLCKFPKCNVNIPLQQIYYCLQCNQYGMREESLNLFSNCCRQIDYAFENFQVILEFWSWSNRFKFYLISCILKSHNLIEYLQSAHHSVSEFFAGVRLSLSHKSLLAASQYIVKALSAQNSDELLQLSTNILTRGSVKEIKNFYAQWYGRIEQKDRLFEFLQTQPEIVNFLENTIDGSIEQDYFRSTLIFSMFSRQIFEASKLHFFKISTELITNCFQFELETQMLIFKFIVDNLASFAIEDCLEFTAAFIKEHKCIENAQYRNEILGKIPAIVNYVSKTFSKLHYAGGITTLETSIETFFKHMHILIDDDIGSNIYQPKVFSLRLLEILLKSLYADNLEKNAKNCCLTQNKKLGNFLVEQKVFESSSVAAALFKLLDDPLGFDDALELIMRLLQQIKFSEVDESVRLCKEFSRHCEVDECVLSTLYARVTLNYCKSTGDEEAISILLQFAITSLKEEQEDFQKDPLLVCKTRNHLFGFINIVGEVVQGNICLKTETLNEILDLLEKVLNLVLDLLNVCKADPLQAASNAASFQDMDESLEILVQKSAYKVEDHGKFRKFLLMSFWLTLKAACDLATEIGMRYVATTEHNSTDCQILKRCLDINVTVLTRCRHKGAIEAAGISIGKLTKSITSHCPTTSAVYHLLDNCLELLFDNTKQVSVTRRGAGYSIMMLHIVKNEQQRTRPLLKSVMDRTIALLNNYCANYASHVEKFDRLEALLLHYLGVLVRDTELREATSHYYNEILLVTLKRIEHPEWTEFNAALQLFGALIPKIVGQTLAKDYDAAAGNENNDITYDEIIRKLPTACDYILNYFASKQDLNTDTRTTVLFLGFLSKVKHLPKKIGANECSFLQRIRELMWRLLAHRCESVRKLAALCFVRAHDFRLELPQALINISNILGNVNNENLFLGFIATVGEGILRMQHESMHINDGAYKDFMQRLRSSLANLKLTNKYKPYSISKLLDIFLLVGFDAQVNIVQELLRAPTADQAAIGYDVWQQCAEKFMCES from the exons ATGGCGGTTGCAATTCCAGATATTAGTATGCTTCCAAAGTGTGTAAAAGATATTACCAAATCCGatgagtatataaaatatttgcct TCAATTGCgacaaaagcaaaaactaaaGATGAGGCAGAATGTCTACTTCAACATATTGTGGCTGTAATAGAGTtcgaaattttctcaaaatcgCAAACATCGAATGTAACCAATCAGGTTGTTTTGAATACAGCTTATCGTGCATATTTCCAATTGTTACAACAACATAAACTGCCAGAGATACATTTGAACGCTTTACCTAAGCCGAAATTATTGTATACCGAGGAGGTTGGCTTCCAGTTATTATACGCCATGCTATTAACTGATCAGCATGCGAGGACTTTCGATCCTGAGACCCTACTTATTGATTGCACTAAAGCATTAACTGACGCCATCAACAACGACTGCGCTAGCTTGCTATACATACTTAAAGTCTTGAATACATTATTGTGCAAATTTCCAAAGTGCAACGTAAATATACCACTCCAACAAATCTATTATTGCCTGCAATGCAACCAATATGGCATGCGCGAAGAGTCGCTGAATCTTTTCTCGAATTGCTGTCGGCAAATTGATTatgcatttgaaaattttcaagttattttAGAGTTTTGGTCTTGGTCAAACCGCTTTAAATTCTATTTAATTAGTTGCATATTGAAATCGcacaatttaattgaatatcTGCAGAGTGCACACCATTCAGTGAGTGAATTTTTCGCTGGTGTACGTCTAAGTTTAAGTCATAAAAGCCTTTTAGCCGCTAGTCAATATATAGTAAAAGCGTTAAGTGCACAAAACTCCGATGAGCTACTACAGCTAAGTACTAATATACTCACAAGGGGTTCAgttaaagaaatcaaaaatttttacgcGCAATGGTATGGACGTATAGAGCAAAAAGATAgattattcgaatttttgcaAACTCAACCGGAAATAGTAAATTTTCTCGAAAACACTATCGATGGTTCCATTGAACAGGACTATTTTCGTTCAACCTTAATCTTTAGCATGTTTTCACGGCAAATATTTGAAGCTTCAAagcttcacttttttaaaatcAGCACAGAACTTATAACAAACTGCTTCCAATTCGAATTGGAAACGCAAATGTTGATTTTCAAATTCATTGTTGACAATTTGGCTAGTTTTGCCATTGAGGATTGCCTGGAATTCACTGCTGCATTTATAAAGGAGCATAAATGCATAGAAAATGCTCAGTATCGTAATgaaattttgggtaaaattcCAGCAATCGTTAATTATGTGTCAAAAACCTTTAGCAAATTGCATTATGCTGGTGGCATAACCACGCTTGAGACCAGTATAGAGACATTTTTCAAgcatatgcatattttaattGATGACGACATTGGTAGCAACATTTATCAACCGAAAGTATTTTCGTTGCGTCTCTTAGAGATTTTACTAAAATCACTATATGCTGACAATTTGGAGAAGAATGCCAAAAATTGCTGCTTAacgcaaaataaaaaacttggTAACTTTTTGGTTGAACAAAAGGTATTTGAATCTTCTAGCGTAGCAGCAGCACTCTTTAAACTACTCGACGATCCTTTGGGGTTTGATGATGCATTAGAATTGATAATGCGCTTACTGCAACAAATCAAATTTTCCGAAGTGGACGAAAGTGTGCGCTTATGCAAAGAATTTAGCCGCCACTGCGAAGTAGACGAATGTGTTTTAAGTACACTGTATGCTAGAGTTACATTAAATTACTGCAAAAGTACAGGCGATGAAGAAGCGATCTCAATTTTACTTCAGTTCGCTATAACTTCTTTGAAGGAAGAACAGGAAGATTTTCAAAAAGATCCGCTGCTTGTGTGCAAGACACGAAATCACTTATTTGGCTTTATAAATATAGTTGGAGAAGTTGTTCAAGGCAATATTTGCCTAAAAACGGAAACACTGAACGAAATACTTGACCTTTTAGAAAAAGTACTGAATTTAGTTTTGGACTTACTGAACGTATGCAAAGCTGATCCCTTGCAAGCTGCTAGTAATGCTGCGAGCTTCCAAGACATGGACGAGAGTTTGGAAATTTTGGTGCAGAAAAGCGCCTACAAAGTCGAAGATCATGgaaaatttcgtaaatttttattaatgtcATTTTGGCTAACATTAAAG GCTGCCTGTGATTTGGCCACAGAAATCGGTATGCGATATGTAGCAACAACTGAGCATAACTCCACTGATTGCCAGATATTAAAGCGTTGCTTGGATATAAATGTAACAGTGCTAACGCGTTGTAGACACAAAGGCGCCATCGAAGCAGCTGGCATAAGTATAG GCAAACTAACTAAAAGCATTACTTCGCATTGCCCTACAACTTCGGCGGTGTACCACTTATTAGACAACTGCTTGGAGCTTTTGTTCGACAATACAAAGCAGGTGAGCGTTACACGTCGGGGTGCCGGTTACTCCATCATGATGCTACATATCgtgaagaatgaacagcaacGCACCAGACCACTACTCAAGTCCGTAATGGATAGAACTATCGCATTACTTAATAATTATTGCGCAAATTACGCCTCGCATGTTGAGAAATTCGATCGTTTggaggctttactactgcactACCTAGGTGTTTTAGTGCGCGATACTGAGTTACGTGAGGCCACATCACATTATTACAATGAAATACTCTTAGTAACATTGAAACGCATCGAGCATCCCGAGTGGACGGAATTCAATGCAGCGTTGCAACTTTTTGGCGCACTAATACCGAAAATTGTTGGACAGACACTGGCCAAGGATTATGATGCAGCAGCTGGTAATGAAAACAACGATATTACATATGACGAAATCATACGAAAACTGCCAACGGCCTGTGATTACATACTCAACTATTTTGCCAGCAAGCAAGACTTGAATACCGACACACGCACCACCGTTTTATTCCTGGGCTTCCTGTCTAAAGTTAAGCATTTACCCAAAAAAATTGGGGCGAATGAATGCAGTTTCTTGCAACGCATACGCGAGTTAATGTGGCGTCTATTGGCGCACCGCTGTGAAAGTGTGCGTAAGTTGGCTGCGCTTTGTTTTGTACGCGCCCACGACTTTAGACTAGAACTACCCCAAGCGTTAATAAACATTTCCAATATACTCGGTAATGTAAACAATGAGAATTTGTTTCTGGGTTTCATCGCCACGGTTGGGGAAGGCATACTGCGTATGCAACATGAAAGTATGCACATTAACGATGGGGCTTATAAAGATTTTATGCAACGACTACGTTCATCTTTGGCCAACTTGAAACTCACGAATAAGTATAAGCCATACTCAATAAGCAAACTGTTAGATATTTTTCTCTTAGTTGGCTTTGATGCACAGGTGAACATTGTGCAAGAATTGCTACGTGCACCAACTGCGGACCAAGCTGCTATTGGCTATGATGTGTGGCAGCAGTGTGCAGAAAAGTTTATGTGCGAATCGTAA
- the LOC126762229 gene encoding max-like protein X isoform X2, which yields MMAENRGAAQTEFDDYSMTMDHDADQNTQESRDDSTHTPNSSAHNTDEDDDSGDGRSSSALASSSTLSYKERRREAHTQAEQKRRDAIKKGYDSLQELVPTCQQNDSASGYKLSKALILQKSIDYIGYLNLQKKKQEEESAALQKEVAALRIIQHSYEHMLQHQQANPGPEEARLTDEAKFQVFQAIMDEMFETFQHIPMDNFKQLTTGVIPWLEEYCKPHILRNILSRTLQQMSQTQVQEKQKQQDNEGFS from the exons ATGATGGCGGAAAATCGTGGCGCCGCACAAACCGAatttg ACGACTACTCCATGACAATGGACCACGATGCGGACCAAAATACGCAAGAGAGTCGAGATGATAGCACACATACACCAAATTCATCAGCTCACAACACAG ATGAGGACGATGACAGTGGTGATGGACGTAGTAGCTCTGCGCTGGCTTCATCGTCAACCTTAAGCTACAAAGAAAGGCGTCGCGAAGCGCACACGCAAGCTGAACAAAAACGGCGTGATGCTATCAAGAAAGGTTATGATAGCCTGCAAGAACTAGTGCCTACATGTCAACAAAATGATTCAGCATCTGGTTATAAATTAAGTAAAGCGCTCATACTGCAAAAATCAATTGACTATATAGGTTACTTAAACttacaaaagaaaaagcaagaagaagaaagtgCTGCATTGCAAAAAGAAGTTGCAGCTTTACGCATAATACAGCACAGTTATGAGCACATGTTGCAGCATCAGCAAGCAAATCCTGGGCCCGAAGAAGCGCGTCTAACCGACGAGGCAAAATTTCAAGTG TTCCAGGCAATTATGGACGAGATGTTCGAAACATTCCAGCATATACCAATGGATAACTTTAAGCAGCTGACAACCGGCGTAATACCGTGGTTAGAAGAATACTGCAAGCCACATATTTTGCGCAACATTCTCAGTCGGACACTGCAACAGATGTCTCAAACGCAAGTCCAGGAGAAACAGAAGCAGCAGGATAACGAAGGTTTCAGCTGA
- the LOC126762229 gene encoding max-like protein X isoform X1 produces the protein MMAENRGAAQTEFGNNTRSKDDYSMTMDHDADQNTQESRDDSTHTPNSSAHNTDEDDDSGDGRSSSALASSSTLSYKERRREAHTQAEQKRRDAIKKGYDSLQELVPTCQQNDSASGYKLSKALILQKSIDYIGYLNLQKKKQEEESAALQKEVAALRIIQHSYEHMLQHQQANPGPEEARLTDEAKFQVFQAIMDEMFETFQHIPMDNFKQLTTGVIPWLEEYCKPHILRNILSRTLQQMSQTQVQEKQKQQDNEGFS, from the exons ATGATGGCGGAAAATCGTGGCGCCGCACAAACCGAatttg GTAATAATACGCGCTCAAAAGACGACTACTCCATGACAATGGACCACGATGCGGACCAAAATACGCAAGAGAGTCGAGATGATAGCACACATACACCAAATTCATCAGCTCACAACACAG ATGAGGACGATGACAGTGGTGATGGACGTAGTAGCTCTGCGCTGGCTTCATCGTCAACCTTAAGCTACAAAGAAAGGCGTCGCGAAGCGCACACGCAAGCTGAACAAAAACGGCGTGATGCTATCAAGAAAGGTTATGATAGCCTGCAAGAACTAGTGCCTACATGTCAACAAAATGATTCAGCATCTGGTTATAAATTAAGTAAAGCGCTCATACTGCAAAAATCAATTGACTATATAGGTTACTTAAACttacaaaagaaaaagcaagaagaagaaagtgCTGCATTGCAAAAAGAAGTTGCAGCTTTACGCATAATACAGCACAGTTATGAGCACATGTTGCAGCATCAGCAAGCAAATCCTGGGCCCGAAGAAGCGCGTCTAACCGACGAGGCAAAATTTCAAGTG TTCCAGGCAATTATGGACGAGATGTTCGAAACATTCCAGCATATACCAATGGATAACTTTAAGCAGCTGACAACCGGCGTAATACCGTGGTTAGAAGAATACTGCAAGCCACATATTTTGCGCAACATTCTCAGTCGGACACTGCAACAGATGTCTCAAACGCAAGTCCAGGAGAAACAGAAGCAGCAGGATAACGAAGGTTTCAGCTGA
- the LOC126762202 gene encoding adipocyte plasma membrane-associated protein Hemomucin encodes MGLLHAVGIRVMNFMVFFLIVILLPGLPPRTTFPFKAFVVTPAKDLKGALEPNQHLDGAERLLEGRVYGPECLIARKNEVYTGIHGGEIIKLTADHVTHVAKIGQPCEEIFEEARCGRPLGLAFDTQGNNLIVADAYYGIWLIDLNTNQKKLLVSPQQEQPGKDIPREAKIFNSVAVDQKGDIYWTDSESDFVLLDLVFGTLANPSGRLFKYDRANNVSKVLLDELFFANGLALSPDEDFIVVAETGAMRLTKYYLKGAKAGQSEVFVEGLPGLPDNLTPDAEGIWVPLVMAADSEHPNGFNMFTNFPSIRLFLARLLSLFELPFRLINNAFPNKLAQRFIHFIGHGESMMILSPKRSTIVRLDWNGNIVGSLHGTDKSSGAVSHVLEFNDYLYLGSPYNRFLARVKSPRAGRQPEVKVRNVRYEGANLEASVKPSTASTTTTSKPKPAATKPLTTTAPPTTTTSTTTTTTTTTPRPTTTTPKSTTTTTTRPPTTTTTTTTTTRKPSTTTTARPPKTTTTAKPKATTTTTTTTTPKPTTAPPKPSTATPKAKSSTTTAPPAAEQKRVPPKEPAPIKEEIPNDTKPPKFDKLKVITKTGEHLEF; translated from the exons ATGGGTCTGTTACACGCCGTTGGTATTAGGGTAATGAATTTTATGGTGTTTTTcctaattgtaattttattgccGGGTCTGCCACCGCGTACCACTTTTCCATTCAAAGCATTTGT TGTGACACCTGCTAAAGATTTGAAGGGAGCCTTAGAGCCTAATCAGCACTTAGATGGTGCCGAACGCCTCCTCGAAGGGCGTGTCTATGGCCCAGAATGTCTCATTGCACGTAAAAATGAGGTATACACCGGCATACATGGTGGTGAGATAATTAAACTAACTGCCGATCATGTTACACACGTAGCAAAAATTGGACAACCTTGTG aagaaatatttgaagaagCTCGTTGCGGAAGACCTTTGGGCCTTGCCTTTGATACGCAGGGTAATAATTTGATTGTGGCGGACGCATACTATGGCATTTGGCTGATAGATCTTAATacaaatcaaaagaaattgctGGTGTCGCCACAACAAGAACAACCTGGTAAAGATATTCCACGTGAAGCTAAAATTTTCAACTCGGTTGCCGTAGATCAGAAAGGTGACATTTATTGGACAGATTCAGAATCAGATTTTGTGTTGCTCGATTTGGTATTCGGCACTTTGGCAAACCCCTCTGGCCG acTCTTCAAATATGATCGTGCTAACAATGTTAGCAAAGTATTATTGGACGAATTATTCTTTGCTAATGGTTTGGCCCTAAGTCCCGATGAAGATTTCATTGTTGTCGCCGAGACCGGAGCGATGCGTTTGACCAAGTACTATTTAAAGGGCGCCAAAGCCGGTCAGAGTGAAGTCTTTGTAGAGGGTTTGCCTGGTTTACCCGACAATTTGACACCTGATGCTGAAGGCATATGGGTACCGCTCGTGATGGCAGCAGATAGCGAACATCCAAATGGCTTTAATATGTTCACCAACTTCCCCAGCATACGTTTATTCTTGGCACGTCTGCTTAGTCTTTTCGAGTTGCCCTTCCGTCTAATTAACAACGCCTTCCCCAATAAGCTGGCCCAAAGATTTATTCACTTCATCGGCCATGGCGAGAGTATGATGATCTTGTCACCCAAACGTTCAACCATTGTGAGATTAGATTGGAATGGTAATATTGTGGGTTCGTTACACGGTACCGATAAGTCGTCGGGCGCTGTTTCGCATGTATtggaatttaacgattacttgtACTTGGGTTCGCCGTACAATCGGTTTTTGGCGCGTGTGAAATCACCGAGAGCCGGTCGCCAGCCGGAGGTGAAAGTGCGGAATGTCAGGTATGAAGGCGCTAATTTAGAAGCGTCTGTTAAGCCATCAACTGCATCTACTACCACTACTAGCAAGCCAAAGCCTGCCGCTACTAAACCACTAACTACGACTGCGCcaccgacaacaacaacaagcacgacgacgacgacaactACAACTACACCGCGACCAACCACAACCACACCTAAATCGACCACGACAACTACAACAAGACCACccactactacaacaacaacgacaacaacaactagaaaaccatccacaacaacaacagcacgacCACCAAAAACGACGACGACCGCCAAACCCAAAGCTAccaccaccacaacaacaactacaacaccaAAACCAACTACAGCTCCTCCAAAACCATCAACGGCCACACCGAAAGCAAAATCAAGCACCACAACAGCACCTCCAGCTGCCGAGCAGAAACGTGTGCCTCCAAAGGAGCCAGCACCGATTAAGGAGGAAATACCAAACGACACGAAACCACCCAAATTCGACAAGCTTAAAGTGATCACCAAAACCGGCGAACATCTCGAATTTTAA
- the LOC126762240 gene encoding uncharacterized protein LOC126762240 has product MATVKKSTHENTADYDGEPGCDTLHEVNAMFRHFWDPTKYWTCEEQGRPAKLQRCPQSHLYMDSQSKCVMYTDWHWTDPAEPPSRPRSAKST; this is encoded by the coding sequence ATGGCAACAGTGAAGAAATCAACACATGAAAATACTGCCGATTATGATGGCGAACCCGGCTGCGACACATTGCACGAGGTTAACGCCATGTTCCGTCACTTCTGGGACCCTACAAAATATTGGACATGTGAGGAACAAGGGCGTCCCGCTAAACTACAACGCTGTCCACAATCGCATCTATATATGGACTCGCAAAGTAAATGTGTCATGTATACTGATTGGCATTGGACCGACCCCGCTGAACCGCCAAGCCGTCCGAGAAGCGCGAAAAGCACGTGA